The Streptomyces durmitorensis genome contains the following window.
TCCACGGCCGCCCGTCCTCGCTCGCCACGTCATAGACCGTCACCACGTTGCGGTGCGGGATACGGGCGGCGGCCCACGCCTCGCGCTCCAGGCGGGCGTACAGCCGGTCGACCTCACTGGCCGGGAGCCCGGCGGGGGCGCGCACTTCCTTGACCGCGACCTCGCGGCCGAGGACTTCGTCGCGGGCCCGCCAGACCGTGCCCATGCCGCCCTCGCCCAGAGGGGAAAGGAGGCGGTAGCGCCCCGCGATCACACGCTCGTCGTCGCTCACGGGGGTCCCCCATCCGCAGCCGTGCGATTCTCCACAAAACTATCTCAACCGAGCGCTGTTGCAGCCCCTTTGAACACCAATCCACACCCGAGGGCGAGTACGACACAGGCGGAGCCGAGCGGCAGGAAACGGTGCGTGGCCCGGTGCAGCCACCGGGGCCCGTGGACCCGCCGCCCGCCGAGGGACCCGACCCGCACCACGAGGAACCCGGCGGCCGTCAGCGTGACGGCGAGCCCCACGCCGTACGCGAGGACGAGCAGAAGGCCGAACCAGGCCTCGCCCAGGGCGGCGGCGCCGACGAGCACGACGACGGCGGACGGGCTGGGCACGAGGCCGCCGGCGAAGCCGAGGAAGAGGGCGCCGCGGAGGGAGGGAGGCGCATGGTGGTGATGGGAATGCTGATGTTGATGACGGGCATGCCTGTGCTGCCGGCGCCAGGCCCTGCGCAGGAGCAGGGCTCCCGCTCCGGTGACGAGGACGCCGCTGACCACTCCCAGCCAGGCGATGACGGACGGGGCGGCGGCGGAGCCTCCCGCCACGAGCAGGCCGAGGGCGGTCACACCGAGGGTGTGCGTGACGGTCACGGAGGCGGCGAGGGGGAGGACGTCCCGCAGGGAGGCGCGCCCCCTCGCGGCGGCGCTCGCGGCCATCAGCGTCTTGCCGTGCCCCGGCGCGAGGGCGTGCAGGGCCCCCAGCGACAGGGCGATGGCCAGGGCGAGTCCGGCGAAGCCGGGGGTGAGGTCGTGGCGGGCGACGAGGCCGGTAAGTGCCTGGGTCCACCGGTCCGCGCCGCGCGGCAGTACGGAGGCCGGTGCTTCTGGCTTCTCCTGGCTCAGGGCGGGGCCGCCGGGGGTGATGCGCAGGGCGGCGGAGTCCTCGCCGGGCGGCGAGTCGAGCAGGCGCTCCGGGTAGCGGGTGAGGCGCTTGGAGAGGGAAGCCGCCGGTACGTCGGAGGAGCTCAGGGTCATCCGATCCCCCTGGGCGGTGACTTCGCGCCACCCGGGTCCCGGCTGTCCGGCGGCTTCGAAGCGGGCGGCGAGCTCGGCGTCCCGGGGAGCGGGGTGCCGAGCTCGCACTCCACGCGGAGGGTGGGCAGCCCGGCCTGCCCGTCCCGGGTGACCGCCCGAGCCTGCTCCACGCGGAGCTCTGCCGCCCGCCCGTCCACCCGCAGCCAGCTGCCGCGGGCGGCGTCCGCGCACCGCTCGCCGGCCCAACTCTCCATGCCTACGCGCTTGATGCGGGGCATGGCCTGAGTGGCCGGTATCTCGGCGAGGTCCTCGACGTGGTCGACCCGAAGGTGTCCGGGGCTCACCACGAGCCCGTCGTACCCATTGACGGTGAAGTTGCCCAGGGGGTGCGCGGTGGCCTGTCCGGCCGGGAGGAGGGCGAGGACCAGCCCCGCGGCCACGGCGCCCCCTAGGGCGAGGGCCCGCCGCTTCACCGCTGCCTCGCGATGCTTGCCGCCCGAGCGGTCCGCCCCCGCATCCGCCCCTGGGCGAACGAGCCTTCCCGCCCACCCGCCCGATTGCCCCGCATCCGCCTCTGGACGAACAGGCCTTTCCCGCCCACCCGCCCGTAACCCCGCATCCGACCCTGGACGAACAAGCTTTCCCGGGGGACGTAACAGGCGGGGAGGGATCCATCGCCATAGGAGCCCGGGGCCCACGCGCCCGCAGACGCCATCGAGACGTGAGGGGACGTGCCGGTATGTCTGCCCGGAGCACGGTTTCCTGCGCTCCGGCAGCGAAGCAGCCCCGCGGCCACCGGACGATAGCGAGGACGGACATACCGGCGCGGCCCCGCCCCCAAGGCGGCGTGAGGCGACCTCACGACGCCGCCCCCAGGCCCCGCAGACCCCGCAGATCCCGCGCCGCCGACTTCCACCGCCGAGCCGCATCCGCGTCACCCGCCGCCCCCTCGATCACACCCCGGTGGTACATGAACGACGCCTCGCGGAACCCCGTGGCCGTGGCCCGGCGTGCGTACGGCAGGGCCTCCTCCGAGCGGCCGGCCACATGCAGGGCCCAGGCCAGCGCGTCCGCCGTGTGGACCGTGTGCCGCCTGCCCCACTCCGCCCGCGCCGCCTGCAACGCCGCTTTCCGTTCCTCCTGCGTCCCGTGATCCGTCAACGCGATCGCCGCGTCCAGATCCGCGTTCACCCCGTTCGCCCGAGCCAGCGACACCCACGCGGACACCAGCGCGTACTGCTCCCGGGCCTTCGCCGCGTCACCCCGCTCGCCCCGCGCCTCGTACAACTCGCCCAGCGCGACCAACGGCCCCGGCAGCGGCGCCCGCGCCACCACCTCCCGCAGCGTCCGTATCGCCTGCCCCGTCCTGCCCTGCCCGGCCCACGCACGGGCCCGGCACTCCAGCGCCGGAAGATACGAGGCGTCGACTCGCAGAGCCCGCCCGCACTGCTTCAGCGCCTCCCCGTACTCGCCCTGCCGCCAGGCGAGTTGCCCCAGTGCGGTGGCCACGTACGCGACATCCCCACCACCGGACCCCGAGCCCGCGCCCGAGCCGATCGCCTGCGACAGGGCCCGCCGCGCCCCCGCCACATCGCCCCGGAGCTCCCGCACATACGCGTACCGCGTGAACACCGGCACCCCGGGCCGCCGCGCATCCGCCTCGTCAGCGGCCCGCGCCGCAGCCCCGTACCGCCCGAGCTCGACCAGCGCATCGATCCGGGACGCCAACGCCCCCTCGCTGTAGGGGTTCACTTCAAGCGCGGCCTCCGCGTGGCGCAACGCCCCCGCGAAGTCGTGCCGGGCCGCGGCCAGCGCCGCCCGCCCCGCGAGCCCCGCGTCATTGCGGGGCCGAAGCTCCAGGGACCGGTCGAGTGCGCGTTCCGCCTCGCGGTACCGCGACGGGTCACCCTGCGTACGGGCCTGTTCGACGTAGGCGGTCCCCAGCGACGCCCACGCTCCGAAGTCCCTTGACTGGTCCCGCAGATGGGATTGCAGTGCCTCGATACCACGATCGAGATCGGCACCCCGCAGTGCGCCGGGCGCCACGGCGGCGGCGGACGACGGGGGCCTCCGGTCCGGCCCGCCCTCACCGCCGGCCACGACGGCGCCCCCGGTGATCGCGAGCGCGAGAGCGACCGCGGCCACCACGGACCGACCGGCAGGACGAGGTAATGCCATCACTGGACCTTCCTTGACAAGTCGACGAAGAGAGAAAGAGAGAGGAGAGGGCGCGGCCCGCAGGGGGATGAATGCGAGCCGCGCCGGTCACAAAGGGGGAGCCGTCAGCCGGTCAGCCCGCCACCCCCTGCGCCACCCGCGGCCCCCGCAGCCCGCCTGCGCCACCACGCAAGCCCGAGCCCGACAAGGAGCACCCCCGCAGCCCCCGCGGCCCCGGAAGCGACCAGCACCGCATCGGTGTCGTCGCCACCCCCGGCCGCCGGACGTCCAGGCACGGCCCCGCCGTTCAGCGCGTCGCGCGCCGAGCTGTCGGAGCCGCCGTCCTTGGCCAGCGGCCCACGGGACCCGGACGTGGGCAACGCCACGTACGGGAAGGTCCCGCCGAACTTCTGGTCGTTGACGTCCACCGCGTCGCCCAAGTCGTTCTTGTTGCCGGTGAGTTCGCCCTCGACGGCCTGCAACTCGATGTCGACGACGTCATCGGCGAGCCGCCTCCCGTTCGGGAACCCGGCGTTGTCACCGTCGAGAACCCCGAGCCGCTTCGGCGAATCCGCGGGCTTGACGGACGTGTTGAGCCGCAGCGCCTCGGCGGGCCTGACCCCCGGCGGCTGGTTGAGACCCTTCACGCCGGTCAGGAACACCGACACGAGATCGTTGCGCGGCTCGGCGGGCGCCTTCAGCTTGTAGATCTTCTCCAGGAGCTTCGGCAGCTCGGGCTTGGTCACGTACTTCAGGAAGTCCGCGTCGTTCCAGGGCGAGGACGCGTTGAACTTGTCCTTGTCCTTCTGCGGCACGACGACCTCGTTGACCAGCGGATTGCCCAGGCGCGAGACCTGGGTCCACTTGCCGCTCGCGTTCTTGCGCTGCGTCGTCGACCAGATGCCGACGGTGGGCTGCTTCTCCGACTGCCGTATCTGCTCGGTCGGCACCTGAAGGGCGAGCGAGTTCACGTTGTAGCCCTTGAGGGTGTCGTTCCCGACCTCCGACAGATCGCCGCCGTACAGCAGGTCGAACACCCGCAGATCCAGGAAGAACGGATCGTCGGCCTGTCCCGCGAACGCCGAGCCACCGCCCTTGACCGGGCGCACGGCCTGATCGCGCAGCTTCTTGTAGTTCGGCATGGACGCCTTGCCGACGTGCGACGGCGCCGCGGGCACGTCGTCGGCGACCTTCGTGGTCGAGACGGCCTTCTGGCCCTTGAGCTTGATCAGCTCCAGGTCGTACGTCTGCGTCACGTTCAGGTCGGGATCGTCGAGGCTCGTCACGGGCCCGGTGTTGTAGAGGAACGTGTCGCCGTTCCTGGTCTTCGTGTCGAACGTCCACCGGTAGAGCAGATCGCCCTGCGCGTCGCCGTCGCTGTCGATGTGGACGTCGTACTGGGCGTCGTCGGCCCACGGATAGAAGTTGGGTCCGCCCGCGGGCTCCTCGAAGGGCAGCCAGTTCGCCACGATCGTCGTGGAGTCGGGCTTGTCCGGGCTCACGAACGCGTACACGTCCGTGTTGTCGTACTGAGGCTGCCCCGAGATCAGCGGAGCCTCCCGGTGACTGGAGGCGTCGGCCGCCTCCGGTTCCAGTGCCGTCACGCCGGCGGCTGCGAGCCCCCCGGCGGCCAGCGCGCCACACACGAGCGCGGCGAGGCCACGCCTGCTGCGTCGCCCCGCTCGGCTCTTGGCGATAGCTGTCATCGCGTCCGTCCTTACTGTTCCTCGCGCGACCCCGCGCACAGCGCGCGCAAGCCGCCTGACGCATCCCATTCGCGGCCAACGGCCGGACGGATTGCCCCTGTTGCCAATCCGGTGCCTTCGCTCGCCCCGAATCCCGGGGCGAGAGGCACGAAGCCACCCGGCCCGCGGGGCGACGCGCCACCGGGCCGGGACGAGGGGGAGGGGACCCGCATGGAGCCCGACGAGCTGCTGCCACGGGTCGCGGAGGGTGACCAGTCGGCGTTCGAGAAGCTGTACGGCCTGGTCTCGGGGCCGGTCTACGGACTGGTCCGCCGCGTCCTGCGCGACCCGGCGCAGTCCGAGGAAGTGGTCCAGGAGGTGCTGCTGGAACTCTGGCGGACGGCGGGCCGCTTCGATCCGGCGCGCGGCAGCGCACTCTCCTGGATCCTCACGCTCGCCCATCGCAGGGCGGTGGACCGGGTCCGCAGCGCCCGCGCGGCGAGCGACCGCGAACGGCGCGTGGCCGAGCGCGGCGAAGTGCCCGCCTTCGACCAGGTCGCCGAGGCGGTCGAGGGCAGGCTGGAGCGCGAATGGGTGCGCCGCTGCCTCCGACGGCTCACCGACCTCCAGCGCCAGGCCGTCACCCTCGCCTACTACGACGGCTATACGTATCGCGAAGTTGCCGGACGTCTGTCCGTCCCGCTCGGCACCGTCAAGACGCGGATGCGGGACGGGCTGCTGCGCCTGCGCGACTGCCTCGGCGCCGCCACGTGAGGCGCGGCATGAGACGGGGCGTGAAGCGCGACGCGGGTCGGGACGTACGGCGGCACACCAGCGAGCCCGCGCCCTTCGCCCGGAGCCCGCGCCTTCGCCGGGCCGTCCACTCCCTGGCCGTCCCCTACGCCCTGGACGCCCTCGACCCCCGCGAACTGCGCCGCTTCGAACGGCATCTGACCCGCTGCGCGCCCTGCCGGACGGAGGCCAGGGAGATGGGGGAGGGTGCCGTACGCCTGGCGGGCGCGGCGGCGGCACCCGCGCCGCCCGCCCTGCGCGAGCGGGTCCTTGCCGCCGTACGTACGACGGAGCAGGAGCCGCCCCCGCGGGCGCCCGTCACTCCGAGCGCGCCCCCGCGCGCCCGCGCGCTCCTTGTTCCCTCAGGTGTTCCCGTCGGAGCCTTCACCTCCCTGGCGGCGCTCGCGCTCGTGCTCGCGCTGGCCGCGTCCGTGATCCTCGCCGTCCAGCTGGTCCGTTCCGACGGCCGGATCGACCGCGAGCGCGCCGATGCACGTGAGATCGCCCACGTCCTGGCCGCGCCGGACGCCCGCGCGAGCGCGGAGAGGGACGCGTGGGGGCGCGGCATCAACGTCGTCGCGTCCGAGTCCAGGCGGCGCGCCGTGGTGACCGTCACAGGGCTCGGGGCGCCGCCCCGGGGCCGGGTGCACCAACTGTGGGTGATGCGGCCCGCCTCGGCGCCCCGTTCGCTGGGCCTGCTCGACGGCGAAACGCCCGTGATCGCCGCAGGCCTGAGTGCGTCCGGGGCGTCACTGGCCGTGACCATCGAACCCGATGGGGGCTCAGAGAGGCCCACTTCCGCCCCTCTTGTCCAACTCGCCCTGGAATCAGTTGGATTCGGAGAGTAATCGTCAACCTCCTTACTGGGTAGGTGAATCCTGTGACCGGGATACACGGGTGTCGGGACGGGGCGATAGGGTTAACCTGCCCTGGGCCGGGTGCCCTCGTACGGGTGGGGAGTGACATGGAACAGATAACGGTGCGCAGCAGGGCGCGTGTCCCTGCGATCACCTGCGGGAGCAGCGCGACCAGCTCGCGTCTCGACCGCCATCTCGCAGTGCTGGGCGGCCCCGCCGTTCCGCAGCGTGAGACGGCGGAGGCGACGCTGCTGATGCGTGAGCTGACCTCACGGGGCGCGCATGACCACAGTGGCCGAGGTGCACGTGTGCGGAGGGTCTCCCTCTTCGCTCCCTTGCGCAGGCTGCGGCGGTCGCTCTTTGGGGGTCGCTGACCGCGGGTGGTCGGGGGTTCGGCCGCCGCTCAGCGGCGGATTGCTCCCATCCACCCGCCCCTTCCCGCACACCACACGTCACTCATCTCGCCCCACGCGTAACACCCGTGTCATGCGCACCTGTTGACGCCGCAACTTTCCGGCCCCAATGTGGCTGATTGTTTGGCCGATACACCCAACCTCACCCCCGGAGGTGCGCGTGTGTGACCTGCACGATCAGCATGAGCATGAGGCACTCCCCGCGAGCGGTCCGACCCTGAGTCGCCGCCGCATCATGCAGCTCCTCGGCGCGGCCGGTGTCACCGCCGGTGTCATGACCGCCGAAGCGGACCCGGCGATGGCCGCCGGTGCCGACGACAGCCCCGCTGCCTACGAAGCCCCCGACGGCCTCGCGGCCGACACCCCCGCCAAGCGCGCGGCGCTCGACTGGATCACCTCCCACGACGACCGGATCACCGGCCTGAACGCCGAGATCTGGGACAACGCCGAGCTGTCCCTGCGCGAGTGGAAATCCTCCATCGCCGAGGCCGATTTCCTCGAACAGGCCGGATTCGACGTGAAGTTCGGCACCGCCGGCTTCCCGACGGCGTTCACCGCGACCTTCACGCACGGCAAGGGCGGCCCCGTCCTCGGCTTCAGCGGCGAGTACGACGCGCTGCCCGGCCTCTCGCAGAACAAGGGCGTGGGCCACCACGATCCGCGCGAGTACATCCACGACCCCTTCGCGCCCAGCTACGGCCCCGGCCACGGCTGCGGCCACAGCGCGCTCGGCACCGCGGCGGCGGCAGCGGCGGCGGCCGTCGCGCAGGCCGCCAAGAAGCACCGGCTGCCCGTCACCGTGAAGTTCTTCGGCTCCACGGCCGAGGAGATGCTGATCGGCAAGACGTACGCCGTCAGCAAGGGTGTGTACGACGGCCTCGACGCGTTCCTGGACTGGCACCCCTCCACGGCCAACGCGACGGGCTGGGGCAGCACCACCGCGATGACCGCCGTCACCTTCACCTTCCTGGGTGTGGCCGGGCACGGCGGCACCCCGCTCGGCAACAAGTCCGCCCTCGACGCGGCCGTGATGATGGCGACGATGTCGGAGTTCCTGCGCGAGGAGAACCTGGCGCCGAGCGGCCGGCTGCACTGGGTGATCAACAACGGCGGTGACATCCCGAACGTCACCGCGGAGATCTCCGAGATTTCGTACTACGTACGCGAAGGCAGCCCCGCCCGCGTCCAGGTCCTCCTGGACAAGGTGATCGCGGTCTCCGAGGCGGCCGCGAAGGCGTCGCAGACGACCGTCCGCCACCGCGTCACATCGGCCTGCTGGAACCAGCTCCCGGCCAAGGCCTTCGCCGAACTCCTGCACGCGAACATGCGGGAGATAGGCCCGCCCCAATTCTCCGACGAGGCACACGAGTTGGCCAAGGAGCTCCAGGAGTCCCTCGGTCTTCCCCAGAAGGGCATGCACGACAAGGTCGGTGAACTGACCCCGCCCAACCCGGTGTTCATGGGCGGCGGCTCGACGGACGTCGCCGACATCAGCTGGAACGTCCCCACGGTCTCGATGGGCGCCGCGCTCGCCCCCATCGGCACCAAGATGCACACCTGGTCCACCGCCGCCTGCGCGGCGGCGGCACCCGGCCAGGCCGCGGTGATCGCCGCGGCGAAGTATCTGGCGGCGACCGCGGTCGACCTGATCACACAGCCCGAGCGCCTCAAGGCGGTCAAGGACGAGTTCAAGGACCGTACGAAGGGCGTCAGTTGGAAGACCGCGCTGCCGGACGGCTATGAGCCGCCGATGTACGAACCCCCGGCGTGGTTCTTGAAGAAGACGGGCCAGAAGTGGCCGCCCGCGAACATCACGTGGCCGCCGAAGCGGGTCGTCTCCCAGGAGAAGTTCTCCTCGCTGGGGCCGGAGCTCGAACCCCAGAAGTAGTGCGTCCCGAAGCCCTGAAGGAGAGCGCGGAAGTCCGCTCACCGTCCCCCGCGCGTGTACCGGCGGACGGCGAGCGGCACGCACACGGCGAGCAGCGCGAGCGACCAGAGGACCGACCCGGCCACGGGGTGCGCCACCGGCCAGGCGGCGCCCTGAGGCACGGGAGCGTTGCCGCACAGGTCACGCACCGCCGTGGCCACCGCGCTGATCGGGTTCCACTCGGCGATGGTGCGCAGCCACCCGGGGAGTCCGTCGGCGGGGATGTACGCGTTCGAGAGCAGCGGGAGCATGAACGTCGCGCCGCCCAGCTGCCCCGCCGCCTCCTCGCTCTGCGACGCGAGCCCGAGCAGGATGCCGACCCAGGTCGTCGCGAACCGGAAGAGCAGCAACAGGAAGAAGGCGCCCAGGGCTTGGAGCGGGCCGCCCTCGATCCGCCAGCCCATGGCGACCCCGACGAGCATCAGCGGCACGAGCCCCACGGCGGTGGTCAGCAGATCGGCGGCGGCCTGCCCGAGCGGGACGGCCGAGCGGCTCATGGGCAGCGTGCGGAACCGGTCCATGACGCCCCGGTGGGAGTCCTGGGCGGCGGTGAACATGCCGGTCATGATGCCGTTCGCGGCGGTCGCGACGAGCATGCCCGGGACGAGGAAGGCGCGGTAGTCGGCGCCGGGCATGGCCAGGGCGCTGCCGAAGACGTAGCCGAAGAAGAGCAGGAAGACGATGGGCATCGTCTGCGTCATGAGGAGGATGGCGGGCGCGTGCTTGATGCGCTGAAGATGCCGGCCGAGGACGGCGGTGCCGTCGTAGAGGATGGCGCTCAAGGGGAACCTCCAGGGGTCCGGGAACACCCGCCCGCGCCTGAACGCGGGCGATCGCGTTCGGAGCTGCGGGGTGATCGGGTGGGTGGGCGGGAAACATCCGCCGCGAAGCGGCGGTTCAGGAGACGCGGGCGACGAGCCGCAGGAAGACCTCGTCGAGAGTCGGGGCCCGAAGTGTCGCGTCGACGACAGGAACCCCGGCCGAGTCCAGCTCACGCACGATCCGGGGCAGCGTCAGCGAAGGGTCGAGGGCAACCGCCCCCGCGGTCCGGCGCCCGGCGTCGAGGACGGGCTCGGAGCCGGTCAACTGGTCAAGGACGACCGCGGCAGCGGCCAGCGCCTGCGTCGCCGCGTCCTGCGGCAGGACGACCTCGACGTAACTACCGATCTGCGCCTTCAGCGCGGTGGGCGTACCGCGATGCGCCACCCGCCCCCCGTCGATCAGGACGACGTCATCGGCGAGCTGATCCGCCTCCTCCAGATACTGCGTGGTCAGCACCACCGTCGTCCCCTCGGCGGCCAGTTCCCGTACGGCGTCCCAGATGCCGCCCCGGCTGTGCGGGTCGAGCCCGGTGGTGGGCTCGTCGAGGAAGAGGACGCGGGGCCGCACCAGAAGACTCGCCGCGAGGTCGAGCCGCCGTCGCATGCCGCCGGAGTAGGTGCGAGCGGGACGGTCGGCGGCGTCCACCAGGCCGAACCGCTCCAGCAGCTCATCGCCCCGCGCCCGCGGCGCCCGCAGCAGCCGGGCGAAGAGCCGTAGATTCTGCCGCCCGGTCAGATCCCCGTCGACGGAGGCGTACTGCCCGGTCACCCCGATGAGCCGCCGCACCGTCGCGGCTTCCCGCACCACGTCGTGCCCCGCGACGCGCGCGGTCCCGGCATCCGGTGTCTGGAGCGTGGTGAGCAGCCGCACCGCCGTCGTCTTGCCCGCCCCGTTGGGGCCGAGCAGCCCGCAGACGGTGCCCTCGGGAACGGCGAGGTCGAGCCCTCGCAGGGCGTGGACGTCCCCGAAGCGCTTCTCCAGACCTTCACTAAGTACAGCGTACGTAGAAGTCATGCCCGCACGGTACCTCACTACGTACGCTGTACGTAACTAACATGGAGGGCGAGGTGATGATCAATGGCGGGCCGAGCGGCCGAACCGGGAGTGATCTGGGCGCGCCCCGAGCGTGCGGGCCGTGGCCCGAAGCCCGCGTACAGCAGGGCGGACATCGCGGCGGCGGCCGTCCGCATCGCCGACGCGGACGGCATCGAGGCGGTCTCCATGCGGAGAGTCGCGGGCGAACTCGGCTGCGGAACGATGTCGCTCTACAACTACGTACCGCGCAAAGAAGACCTGTACGAGCTGATGGTCGACGCGGTGAGCGGCGAGTACGAGCTGCCTGCCGGACCGGGGGACGGCGACTGGCGTGCGGAGATGCTGGCGCTCGGCCGCCAGACGCGCGCCCTCATGCGGCGCCACCCGTGGCTGCCGCGGATCATGTCCGCGCTCTACGGCTTCAGCCCGAACGCCCTGCGCTACCTGGAGCACTGCCTCGGCGCCCTGGAAGGGCTCGACGCGCCCTACGGCACCAAGATGGAACTCATCGGGATGGTCAACGGCTCGGTCATGACGTACGTCGTCAACGAGTTCGCCATGGCGGAGCGCGCGCGGGCCCTGCCCTGGACGGAGGAGCAGGAGCAGCAGGTGCGGTTCGCGTATCTCGCCGGGCAGGTCGCCGACGGGTCCTATCCGCGGCTCGCGGCGGCGCTCACGGAAGGGCCTGAGCCGGGGGACGCCGACGAGCTGTTCGAGCGGATGCTGAACCGGCTCCTGGACTCGTTCGCCTGAGCGGCGCCTTCGGGCCCGGCGCCGCCGCTCACGCCGGGGTCCCCTCCTCCTGGTCCTCCTGGTCCTCCTGGTCCCGGAATGCGAGCCGGCCGAGCTCGCCGCGCGATGCCACGCCCAGCTTGGGATAGGCGTTGTAGAGGTGGTAGCCCACCGTGCGCGGCGACAGGAAGAGCTGGGCGCCGATGTCCCGGTTGGTCATGCCGGTCGCCGCGAGCCGCACGACCTGCCGCTCCTGCGGGGTGAGCCGTTCCAGGGGCGCCGCGTCGCCGGTGTGCCGCGCCCGGCTCTCGCCGGTGGCCCGCAGTTCGGCGCGGGCCCGCTCGGCCCACGGCGGCGCCGCGAGCAGCTCGAAGGTGTCGAGGGCCGAGCGCAGCGGCGTACGCGCCTCGCTCCTGCGGCCCGCGCGGCGCAGCCACTCCCCGAAGAGCAGCTCCGTGCGGGCCCGTTCGAAGGGGCGGCCATCGTCCGTGTGCAGCGCGATGGCTTCCTCGTACGCCGCTCCTGCCTCGGCCTCCGGGGCGAGCAGCGCGCGGCAGCGGGCGGCGAGGGCCCGCGCCCAGGCCGCCCCCGTGTGGTCGGCCCACGCGGCGAAGACCCTCGCCGGCTCCCGCACGGAATCGGCCCGTCCGGTCCGCACGGCGGCCTCGACCCGGTCCGGCACGCAGTACAGGACGACGATCGTGTGGCCGGACGGGCTCGCCGCGACGTCCTCGTACGCACGCAGGGCTGCCGCATGGCGGCCGAGTCCCAGCTCCAGCATGGCGATCGCGATCCCGCCCCACACCTGACCCGGCATGACCTGCCGCAGCTCGCCCTTGGCGGCGAGCTCACGGCAGCGCTCCTCGTCGCCTTCGAGCGCCGCGAGATAGGCGAGGACACCCGACAACTGCCCTACGTAGTGCGGCTGTCCGGTGTCCTGCGCGATCCGCAGCCCCTCGGCGGCGCCCGTCAGGGCGCAGCTGTGGCGGCCCAGGAAGATCCGTGCGCGGGTACGCATGAGGAGCACGAGCGGCAGCGGGCCGAGCGCGCCCTGCTCGCGGCACTCCCGGTCAAGCTCGGCGGCGAGGTCGTTGCCGGTCTCGAGATCGCCGAGCGGCGCGAACCAGGACGCGATCGAGACGCGCTCGCGCAGGGTGTGCCCGCGGTCGTGGCGCTCGGCCCGCAGGCTGTCGAACAGCGCGCGCAGCGGCGGGAGTCCGCTGCCCGGGTCGCCCGCCGCGAGCCGGGCGAGGCCCTGTGCGGCGGGCAGATAGGGCAGGGCGTGCGGGGGAGTCTTGAGGTCGAGTCCGGCAAGCCGGGCGCTGATCTCGTCGATCGACTGCCGGTGCCCGGAGAGCCAGGCCGCGGTCATCGCCTCGTACGCCATGAACGCCGCCGTCTCGGGCGTGTGCGGGGCGATCTCGGCGGCCGTGTCGAGAAGCACCGAGTACGAGGCGTCGAGGCGCCCCTGCTCGCGGGCGACGGCGGCGCGCACCTGCGCGAGCTGCGCGAGGACGGCCGGGTCGGTCAGGTGCGGGGCGGCGCGCAGGGCGAGTTCGGCGGCGCGTTCGTTCTGGCCCGCGTCCGCGGCGGCCGACGCGGCGAGCGCGAGACGCCGGGCGCGGTGCGTGCCGTCCGGGCTGAGCTGGGCCGCGCGCTCGCAGGCCGCGGCGACGGCCGCGTAGCCGCCGCGGGCCCTGGCGTGTTCGGCGGTCTGTTCCAGGATCCCGGCGACGTACTCGTCGGGCTCCGT
Protein-coding sequences here:
- a CDS encoding ATP-binding cassette domain-containing protein; amino-acid sequence: MTSTYAVLSEGLEKRFGDVHALRGLDLAVPEGTVCGLLGPNGAGKTTAVRLLTTLQTPDAGTARVAGHDVVREAATVRRLIGVTGQYASVDGDLTGRQNLRLFARLLRAPRARGDELLERFGLVDAADRPARTYSGGMRRRLDLAASLLVRPRVLFLDEPTTGLDPHSRGGIWDAVRELAAEGTTVVLTTQYLEEADQLADDVVLIDGGRVAHRGTPTALKAQIGSYVEVVLPQDAATQALAAAAVVLDQLTGSEPVLDAGRRTAGAVALDPSLTLPRIVRELDSAGVPVVDATLRAPTLDEVFLRLVARVS
- a CDS encoding helix-turn-helix transcriptional regulator, coding for MLYGRVGETAQLEELLAKARQGHSAAFVVRGEAGIGKSGLLEHAALQATTHGMRLLRATGIEAESELPFAGLHLLLHRVTDRIDDLPQPQAKALRTALGLATGDARADRFLIGLAVLTLLADLADPAEEGSLLCLVDDAQWLDQASADALLFAARRLAAEGVVMVFAARDAHAPPFPAQGLPELRLTGLDDEAAGELLAEHAGDLPAYVREQIRSESGGNPLALRELPAAQREGHIPAYGHHLSSLPSHSRLLRTFADRMSALPRATRSLLVVAAAEGTGDLTVTAAAASKLGATVTDLEPAERKELLSLDGGRLTFRHPLIRAAAYQSAPVGERIAAHRALADALPCVGNIDRRAWHLAAATTEPDEYVAGILEQTAEHARARGGYAAVAAACERAAQLSPDGTHRARRLALAASAAADAGQNERAAELALRAAPHLTDPAVLAQLAQVRAAVAREQGRLDASYSVLLDTAAEIAPHTPETAAFMAYEAMTAAWLSGHRQSIDEISARLAGLDLKTPPHALPYLPAAQGLARLAAGDPGSGLPPLRALFDSLRAERHDRGHTLRERVSIASWFAPLGDLETGNDLAAELDRECREQGALGPLPLVLLMRTRARIFLGRHSCALTGAAEGLRIAQDTGQPHYVGQLSGVLAYLAALEGDEERCRELAAKGELRQVMPGQVWGGIAIAMLELGLGRHAAALRAYEDVAASPSGHTIVVLYCVPDRVEAAVRTGRADSVREPARVFAAWADHTGAAWARALAARCRALLAPEAEAGAAYEEAIALHTDDGRPFERARTELLFGEWLRRAGRRSEARTPLRSALDTFELLAAPPWAERARAELRATGESRARHTGDAAPLERLTPQERQVVRLAATGMTNRDIGAQLFLSPRTVGYHLYNAYPKLGVASRGELGRLAFRDQEDQEDQEEGTPA
- a CDS encoding TetR/AcrR family transcriptional regulator C-terminal domain-containing protein, translated to MAGRAAEPGVIWARPERAGRGPKPAYSRADIAAAAVRIADADGIEAVSMRRVAGELGCGTMSLYNYVPRKEDLYELMVDAVSGEYELPAGPGDGDWRAEMLALGRQTRALMRRHPWLPRIMSALYGFSPNALRYLEHCLGALEGLDAPYGTKMELIGMVNGSVMTYVVNEFAMAERARALPWTEEQEQQVRFAYLAGQVADGSYPRLAAALTEGPEPGDADELFERMLNRLLDSFA